From the genome of Blautia pseudococcoides, one region includes:
- a CDS encoding VOC family protein, with product MNRMNIVCLGARDMAKAIRFYRDGLGFKTEEKEDNPDVIFFDASGTKLELYPLELLAKDIN from the coding sequence ATGAATAGAATGAATATTGTTTGTTTAGGTGCAAGAGATATGGCAAAAGCTATTCGCTTTTATCGTGATGGATTAGGATTTAAGACAGAAGAAAAAGAAGATAATCCAGATGTGATTTTCTTTGATGCTTCAGGAACAAAATTAGAACTTTATCCTTTAGAGCTTTTAGCAAAAGATATAAATTAA
- a CDS encoding replication initiation factor domain-containing protein gives MPIVIRHILQLPVDIFTVFPAHVKYKSYRSKYEIGSITVNGNEKPTEDNPQGLGSYLELSGMGCDEIFRILDMHNETFGDLFKRCERWFSTDFHFTRLDVAIDDKNETPYFTIEQIKRKTEKEEYIANSNTHRFNSSKCQKLDLANTIYISAGKSDMIYRLFKNENSFRPQPP, from the coding sequence ATGCCCATTGTCATACGGCATATCTTACAGTTACCTGTTGATATCTTTACGGTCTTTCCTGCTCATGTTAAGTACAAGTCCTATAGGAGCAAGTACGAGATAGGAAGTATCACTGTCAATGGCAATGAGAAACCAACAGAGGACAATCCGCAAGGTCTTGGCAGTTACTTGGAATTAAGCGGAATGGGTTGTGATGAAATCTTTCGCATACTGGATATGCACAACGAAACCTTTGGCGATTTGTTTAAACGGTGTGAACGGTGGTTCAGTACGGACTTCCACTTTACACGATTGGATGTAGCCATTGACGATAAGAACGAAACACCCTACTTCACGATTGAACAAATTAAGCGTAAAACTGAAAAAGAGGAATACATAGCCAACAGCAATACGCACCGTTTTAATTCCAGCAAGTGTCAAAAATTGGATTTGGCAAATACGATTTATATCAGTGCTGGGAAATCGGATATGATTTATCGTTTGTTCAAAAATGAAAATAGTTTCCGGCCGCAACCCCCTTGA
- a CDS encoding glycosyltransferase family 4 protein, whose amino-acid sequence MKILITTDWYKPIVNGVVTSVLNLKRELEERGHEVRVLTLSETGASYKDNEVYYVKSIDLGSIYPNARAVLPYSNPYISELIDWEPDVVHSQCEFMTFQYASKISRKCGCPLLHTYHTIYADYMHYLPGVLGRYTAGRKAGKKAAAEFSRTILNRTDRVIAPTGKVKDILSIYQVKPAIDVIPSGIDLRKFSETLSPREKDARKEALGIPKQNKVLVSVGRLAKEKNLEEILEYFARLLAEGRENLTLLIAGDGPDRENLEHQSKQLGIEAYVCFTGMVAPEEVWAYYQLGDIFVCASKSETQGITYIEALASGVPALCRKDKCLDRVIADGCNGFQYEAYEYFRMHLLYLLENEERRQEMAKMAKEMAEEFSTWNFCTMVERAYRAACEEKEQIPVFHRDTEHAAWGRTMMKRMMRRVS is encoded by the coding sequence ATGAAGATATTAATTACTACAGACTGGTACAAACCTATTGTCAACGGAGTAGTCACCTCTGTTCTCAATCTGAAGAGAGAATTAGAAGAGCGCGGACACGAGGTGAGAGTTCTGACACTCTCCGAGACCGGAGCTTCTTATAAAGATAATGAAGTATATTATGTGAAATCCATAGATCTGGGAAGCATATATCCCAACGCCAGAGCGGTTCTTCCGTACAGCAATCCTTATATCAGTGAGCTGATCGACTGGGAGCCGGATGTGGTTCATTCCCAGTGTGAATTTATGACATTCCAGTATGCCTCCAAGATCAGCAGAAAATGCGGATGCCCGCTTCTTCACACCTACCACACCATTTATGCGGACTATATGCATTATCTTCCGGGTGTTCTGGGCAGATATACAGCGGGGCGGAAGGCAGGCAAAAAAGCGGCAGCTGAATTTTCCAGAACCATTCTGAACCGGACGGACCGTGTGATCGCTCCAACCGGGAAAGTGAAGGATATCCTCTCCATTTATCAGGTAAAGCCGGCCATTGATGTGATCCCAAGCGGCATAGACTTAAGAAAATTCAGCGAGACACTGAGCCCCCGGGAAAAGGATGCAAGAAAAGAGGCTTTGGGTATTCCGAAACAGAACAAGGTTCTTGTCAGTGTGGGAAGGCTGGCAAAAGAGAAAAATCTGGAAGAGATCCTGGAATACTTTGCAAGACTATTAGCGGAAGGCAGAGAAAACCTTACACTTCTGATCGCAGGGGACGGGCCTGACAGAGAGAATCTGGAACATCAGTCAAAGCAGCTGGGCATAGAAGCGTATGTTTGTTTTACCGGGATGGTTGCTCCGGAGGAAGTGTGGGCTTACTATCAGTTGGGAGACATCTTTGTATGTGCCTCCAAAAGTGAGACACAGGGGATTACTTATATTGAGGCTCTTGCAAGCGGTGTCCCCGCACTGTGCAGAAAAGATAAATGTCTGGACAGAGTTATAGCGGACGGATGCAATGGCTTTCAGTATGAGGCGTATGAGTATTTCCGCATGCATCTTTTATATCTTCTGGAAAATGAAGAGAGAAGACAGGAGATGGCAAAAATGGCAAAAGAGATGGCGGAAGAATTTTCAACCTGGAACTTCTGTACCATGGTAGAACGTGCTTACAGGGCTGCCTGCGAGGAAAAAGAGCAGATTCCTGTTTTTCACAGAGATACGGAACATGCTGCCTGGGGACGGACAATGATGAAACGTATGATGAGGAGGGTTTCTTGA
- a CDS encoding glycosyltransferase family 4 protein: MMKINMMSKADMVKGQGVLSAHDEQVALAAQVLKGKFEVLHNAKESCEITHYHSINPEFYLGIGRRKRQGKTVGYVHFLPETVENSIHLPQFMKKIFYRYMLSFYKRMDKLVTVNPYFIERLEHYGIPRERVTYIPNVVSEEDFYPLPREERARIRREYRISKDAFTVLCVGQLQKRKGVVDFVEAAKKMPDCMFVWAGGFSFGRISDGYEEIRKMMKHLPPNVRFLGIVDREKMNEIYNMADVMFLPSFEELFPMTILESMNCAIPVLVRNLPIYDPILFDYALRGDGMEAFVSTLKQLREDPDFYQRSAHASFAGHEFYSREHVGQMWKEYYEKTAAEVKRPVPVRQRGGKVWRQKEQQFS; encoded by the coding sequence ATGATGAAAATAAATATGATGTCAAAAGCAGATATGGTAAAAGGGCAGGGTGTTCTTTCCGCCCATGATGAGCAGGTGGCGCTGGCGGCACAGGTGTTAAAAGGAAAGTTTGAAGTGCTGCACAACGCAAAGGAGTCCTGTGAGATCACACACTATCATTCTATCAACCCGGAATTTTATCTGGGCATAGGGCGCAGAAAACGGCAGGGAAAAACGGTGGGTTATGTACATTTTCTTCCTGAGACCGTGGAGAACAGCATCCATCTCCCCCAATTTATGAAAAAGATTTTCTACCGCTATATGCTTTCTTTCTACAAAAGAATGGATAAGCTGGTGACTGTCAATCCCTATTTTATTGAACGTCTGGAGCATTACGGAATACCGAGAGAGCGGGTGACGTATATTCCCAATGTGGTGTCAGAGGAGGATTTTTATCCCCTTCCCCGTGAGGAGAGAGCCCGTATACGCAGAGAATACCGTATCAGCAAAGATGCGTTTACCGTGTTGTGCGTGGGGCAGCTCCAAAAGCGGAAAGGTGTGGTTGACTTTGTGGAGGCAGCTAAAAAAATGCCGGACTGCATGTTTGTCTGGGCAGGGGGATTTTCCTTTGGCCGGATTTCCGACGGGTATGAGGAGATTAGGAAAATGATGAAGCATCTTCCGCCGAATGTGCGTTTTTTGGGTATTGTGGACAGGGAGAAAATGAACGAAATCTACAATATGGCAGATGTGATGTTCCTGCCCTCCTTCGAGGAGCTCTTTCCCATGACCATACTGGAATCCATGAATTGTGCAATCCCGGTTCTGGTGCGGAATCTTCCGATCTATGATCCGATACTGTTTGATTACGCACTCAGAGGGGACGGTATGGAAGCTTTTGTGAGCACGTTAAAACAGCTCAGGGAGGACCCGGATTTTTATCAGAGAAGTGCCCATGCCTCCTTTGCGGGACATGAATTCTACAGCAGGGAGCATGTTGGGCAGATGTGGAAAGAATACTATGAAAAAACGGCAGCGGAGGTAAAGCGTCCTGTCCCTGTGCGGCAGAGAGGAGGAAAAGTATGGAGACAAAAAGAACAGCAGTTCTCTTGA
- a CDS encoding TVP38/TMEM64 family protein: METKRTAVLLNLCTAAGLIGMGFFIFYGVQNRIFVSKDALELFLHDCGMWAPVLFVLIQIIQVVIPILPGAIGCLGGVLIFGPVWGFVYNYIGISIGSVLAFLLSRQYGRPFVRNMIGEKNYDKYIGWLSKGNGFDKAFAVAIFLPVAPDDLLCYIAGLTRMTLKKFTAIIILGKPGSILLYSLGLTGIMEVLKMIF, encoded by the coding sequence ATGGAGACAAAAAGAACAGCAGTTCTCTTGAACCTCTGTACCGCCGCAGGACTGATCGGAATGGGATTTTTCATTTTCTATGGGGTGCAGAACCGGATTTTTGTATCAAAAGATGCGTTGGAACTTTTTCTTCATGACTGCGGTATGTGGGCTCCGGTCCTGTTTGTTCTGATCCAGATCATCCAGGTAGTGATCCCCATCCTGCCAGGCGCCATAGGATGTCTTGGCGGGGTGCTGATATTTGGCCCTGTATGGGGATTTGTATATAATTACATCGGCATCAGCATTGGCTCTGTATTGGCTTTCCTGCTCTCCAGACAGTACGGCAGGCCTTTCGTACGGAATATGATTGGTGAGAAGAATTATGACAAATACATCGGATGGCTGAGTAAGGGGAATGGGTTTGACAAGGCGTTTGCAGTGGCAATCTTTCTTCCCGTGGCCCCTGACGACCTGTTGTGTTATATTGCAGGACTGACCAGAATGACGTTAAAGAAATTTACAGCCATTATCATTCTGGGGAAGCCCGGGTCAATTCTCTTATACAGCCTGGGCCTTACAGGTATCATGGAAGTCTTAAAAATGATTTTCTGA
- a CDS encoding SpoIIE family protein phosphatase — MAYPETAHNIGEKEIREAELTLEKDDVLILMSDGVTNAGMGKTTDGGWGRDDVVRFCEQKYKKDMSAQELAAHIASACVDLNSDETDDDITVLVIKLCERAVTNKR; from the coding sequence GTGGCATATCCGGAAACCGCGCATAATATCGGGGAAAAAGAAATCCGGGAGGCAGAACTTACCCTGGAAAAAGACGATGTGCTCATTCTCATGTCAGACGGCGTCACCAATGCCGGAATGGGAAAGACAACAGATGGAGGGTGGGGGCGGGATGACGTAGTCCGTTTTTGTGAACAAAAATATAAAAAAGATATGTCAGCCCAAGAGCTGGCAGCCCATATCGCCAGTGCCTGTGTAGACCTGAATTCAGATGAGACAGATGATGATATCACAGTTCTGGTGATTAAATTATGTGAGCGGGCAGTTACCAATAAAAGATGA
- a CDS encoding complex I 24 kDa subunit family protein, with translation MLDQSYYEKADEIIGRYGKKPSSLIPIMQDIQGEYRYLPGELLTYTAQQIGVTEAKAYSVATFYENFSFEPKGKYVIKVCDGTACHVRKSMPILEALYKELGLSKKKHTTEDMIFTVETVSCLGACGLAPTLMVNEEVHPKMSPEKVVALVQELRGEGA, from the coding sequence ATGTTAGACCAATCTTACTACGAAAAGGCAGATGAAATCATTGGGCGGTACGGAAAGAAACCGTCATCCCTGATTCCGATCATGCAGGACATTCAGGGTGAATACCGCTATCTGCCGGGAGAACTGCTCACTTACACTGCACAGCAGATCGGAGTGACAGAAGCAAAAGCTTACAGTGTTGCGACTTTTTATGAAAACTTCTCTTTTGAGCCAAAGGGAAAATATGTCATCAAGGTCTGCGATGGTACGGCATGTCATGTGAGAAAATCCATGCCTATTCTGGAAGCACTCTACAAAGAACTGGGACTGAGCAAAAAGAAACACACCACAGAGGATATGATATTTACAGTAGAAACCGTATCCTGTCTGGGAGCATGTGGACTGGCTCCCACCCTTATGGTCAATGAGGAAGTGCATCCCAAGATGTCACCGGAAAAAGTAGTTGCGTTAGTGCAGGAATTGAGAGGTGAAGGCGCATGA
- a CDS encoding NADH-ubiquinone oxidoreductase-F iron-sulfur binding region domain-containing protein, which produces MMISNKAELDKCREAAEQELQSYGCRILVCSGTGCIATGSEKIYRKMMEIVGNTPNVTIEFAPHDEKEHVGVKRTGCQGFCEFGPLVRIQKGDKVVQYIKVQPDDCQEIFDHTVMSDGLVDRLLYKKADKTYVQPDEIPFIAKQTRVVLENCGRFDAESMDEYIAAGGFKALEKVLFDMKPEEVVEEVDLSGLRGRGGGGFPTGRKWKQVAAQEEKERYVVCNGDEGDPGAFMDGSVMEGDPFKLIEGMMIAGYAVGSAEGYIYVRAEYPNSVARLKHAIAVMEERNLLGDNILGTDFAFHMHINRGAGAFVCGEGSALTASIEGNRGFPRTKPPRTVDHGLWAKPTVLNNVETYANVPKIILKGHEWFRTIGTEGSPGTKTFSLTGSIENTGLIEVPMGTTLREIVYEIGGGLQEGSEFKAVQIGGPSGGCLTTQHLDEPLDFDSVKKFGAIVGSGGLVVMNTDTCMVEVARFFMSFTQRESCGKCVPCRIGTKRMLEILEKIVAGKGEPEDLDKLEEIAKSVKDLSLCGLGKSAPLPVLSTIRMFRDEYMEHIVDKKCASHTCTALRNYYIDPEKCKGCTKCARNCPVGAITGEKKEPHTIDTAKCIKCGACIENCSFDAIEVR; this is translated from the coding sequence ATGATGATTTCAAACAAAGCAGAACTTGACAAGTGCAGGGAAGCGGCAGAGCAGGAGCTTCAGTCTTATGGATGCAGGATCCTTGTCTGTTCCGGTACAGGATGTATTGCTACGGGTTCCGAGAAAATCTATCGGAAGATGATGGAGATTGTTGGTAATACTCCCAATGTCACCATTGAATTTGCACCCCATGATGAAAAAGAGCATGTGGGCGTCAAGAGGACAGGATGCCAGGGATTCTGTGAATTTGGTCCCCTGGTGCGTATCCAGAAGGGTGACAAAGTGGTGCAGTACATAAAGGTTCAGCCGGATGACTGCCAGGAGATTTTTGACCATACAGTTATGAGCGACGGCCTTGTGGACAGACTGCTCTACAAGAAAGCGGATAAGACCTATGTACAGCCTGATGAGATTCCGTTTATTGCCAAACAGACACGTGTTGTTTTGGAAAACTGCGGCAGATTTGATGCGGAGTCTATGGATGAATATATTGCGGCGGGCGGGTTTAAAGCTCTGGAAAAAGTGCTGTTTGACATGAAACCTGAGGAGGTTGTGGAGGAAGTAGATCTGTCCGGCCTGCGCGGAAGAGGCGGCGGCGGATTCCCCACCGGAAGGAAATGGAAACAGGTTGCTGCTCAGGAAGAAAAAGAGCGCTATGTAGTCTGCAACGGTGACGAGGGTGACCCGGGCGCATTCATGGACGGTTCCGTTATGGAAGGTGATCCTTTTAAGCTTATTGAAGGTATGATGATCGCCGGATATGCAGTAGGTTCCGCTGAGGGATATATTTATGTGCGTGCTGAGTACCCCAACTCTGTGGCAAGACTGAAACATGCCATTGCAGTGATGGAGGAGAGAAATCTTCTGGGGGACAACATTCTGGGAACAGATTTTGCTTTCCATATGCATATTAACCGGGGCGCCGGTGCCTTTGTCTGCGGCGAGGGTTCGGCTCTGACTGCTTCCATAGAAGGCAACAGAGGATTCCCGCGTACCAAACCGCCAAGAACGGTTGACCATGGTCTGTGGGCAAAACCAACGGTTCTGAATAATGTGGAGACCTATGCCAATGTTCCTAAGATCATCTTAAAGGGTCATGAGTGGTTCCGTACTATCGGAACGGAGGGAAGCCCGGGAACCAAGACCTTCTCCCTTACGGGTTCCATTGAGAATACCGGCCTGATCGAAGTTCCCATGGGAACCACCCTGCGGGAGATCGTTTATGAGATCGGCGGAGGGCTTCAGGAAGGCTCTGAATTCAAAGCAGTTCAGATTGGCGGACCATCCGGCGGATGTCTGACCACGCAGCATTTGGATGAGCCTCTTGATTTTGACTCCGTTAAGAAATTTGGCGCCATTGTTGGTTCCGGCGGACTTGTTGTTATGAACACCGACACCTGTATGGTGGAAGTGGCAAGATTTTTCATGAGCTTTACCCAGAGGGAATCCTGTGGAAAATGTGTTCCCTGCCGTATCGGTACCAAGAGAATGCTGGAGATCCTTGAAAAGATCGTAGCAGGAAAAGGCGAGCCGGAAGACCTTGACAAGCTGGAAGAAATTGCAAAGAGTGTAAAAGACTTGTCTCTGTGCGGTCTTGGCAAGAGTGCACCCCTTCCTGTACTGAGTACGATCCGTATGTTCCGCGATGAATATATGGAGCATATTGTGGATAAGAAATGTGCTTCCCATACCTGTACAGCGCTTCGGAACTACTATATCGATCCGGAAAAATGTAAGGGATGTACCAAGTGTGCAAGAAATTGCCCGGTTGGCGCCATCACTGGCGAGAAGAAAGAACCGCATACCATCGATACCGCAAAATGTATCAAATGCGGAGCATGTATAGAGAACTGCAGTTTCGATGCAATTGAGGTAAGATAG
- the fdhF gene encoding formate dehydrogenase subunit alpha — translation MIHVTIDGIPVEVEKGTTILQAAEKAGVKIPTLCYIKDLLPDGSCRMCMVEIENRGRKKMDTACSCHVSEGDVIETMSEKVVESRRTILNLLLSNHKTDCFSCAQNGRCKLQDYCVEYGVEKTTFAGEMTEFPVDDSNPFFTYDPNLCILCHRCVNTCNKVVGRGAIDTMERGFESSVGTPFGVPIRKSTCESCGNCVEACPTGALSSKRRKSFRPWQIDKKVLTTCPHCGTGCQFYLVVKDNKVVDVEPANGPSNKNLLCVKGRSGSFDFVHSADRVKYPLIKNKETGEFERASWDEALDLVASKFMEIKRQYGSESLAGFACSRSPNEDIYMVQKMVRTCFGTNNTDNCARVCHSASVAGLAMTLGSGAMTNPVADITQKPDLIMMVGSNPEEAHPVIGMQIRQAVQRGCKLIVVDPRDIDLSKKADIHLKLRPGTNVAFANGIMHVIIEEGLQDMKFIEERTEGYEKIKEIVKDYTPERVGEICHIDPDDLRRAAIMYAKADKAPIIYCLGVTEHSTGTEGVMSMSNMALLAGKLGREGCGVNPIRGQNNVQGACDMGAGPKDYPGYQKVENPEVREKFEKAWGVKLNPNNGLHSTEVFPAAIEGKVKGLYIYGEDPIVTDPDTHHIIKALENLDFFVIQELFMTETAQYADVILPGVSYAEKEGTFTNTERRVQRVRPAVKLDGEMRLDTDIIIDLMNRMGYEQPHLTSAEIMDEIASVTPSYGGISHARLDAGESLQWPCPTKDHPGTPILHVGKFSRGLAMFYPAEYVPSAELPDEEYPIIMMTGRMLYHYTTRAMTGRTPGLMEIQGTSYIEMNYKDADALGIRNGDKVKVSSRRGQIESTARVGRKVSQGESWMPFHFPDGNANWLTNAALDKYARIPEYKVCAIKIEKA, via the coding sequence ATGATTCATGTTACGATAGACGGAATTCCTGTAGAAGTCGAGAAGGGTACTACCATCTTACAGGCTGCAGAGAAAGCCGGTGTGAAAATCCCTACATTATGTTATATCAAAGACCTGCTTCCTGACGGTTCCTGCCGTATGTGTATGGTGGAGATCGAGAACAGAGGAAGAAAGAAAATGGATACCGCATGTTCCTGCCACGTAAGTGAGGGCGATGTGATTGAGACCATGAGTGAGAAAGTGGTGGAGTCCAGAAGGACGATCCTGAACCTGCTTTTGTCCAATCACAAGACAGACTGCTTCTCCTGTGCTCAGAACGGCAGATGTAAGCTGCAGGATTACTGTGTGGAATACGGCGTAGAGAAAACCACCTTTGCGGGAGAGATGACAGAGTTCCCGGTGGATGACTCCAATCCGTTCTTTACTTATGATCCCAATCTGTGTATCCTCTGCCACAGATGTGTGAATACCTGTAATAAAGTGGTAGGACGCGGAGCCATTGACACCATGGAACGAGGATTTGAGTCCTCAGTGGGAACACCGTTCGGTGTGCCGATCAGAAAGAGTACCTGCGAGTCCTGCGGAAACTGTGTGGAGGCATGTCCTACCGGAGCACTTTCCTCCAAGAGAAGAAAATCCTTCCGTCCGTGGCAGATTGACAAGAAGGTCCTTACCACCTGCCCGCACTGCGGTACCGGATGCCAGTTCTATCTGGTGGTAAAAGACAACAAGGTAGTGGACGTGGAACCAGCCAACGGACCGTCCAATAAAAATCTGCTCTGCGTAAAAGGACGCAGCGGTTCCTTTGACTTTGTACATTCTGCTGACCGAGTGAAATATCCGCTCATCAAGAACAAAGAGACCGGAGAATTTGAGCGGGCAAGCTGGGACGAGGCACTGGATCTGGTGGCTTCCAAATTCATGGAGATCAAGAGACAGTATGGCTCAGAATCCCTGGCAGGCTTTGCATGTTCCCGTTCCCCTAACGAGGATATCTACATGGTCCAGAAGATGGTGAGAACCTGCTTTGGAACCAATAATACAGATAACTGTGCACGTGTATGCCATTCTGCATCTGTTGCAGGCCTTGCTATGACACTGGGTTCAGGCGCTATGACTAACCCGGTTGCGGATATCACCCAGAAACCGGATCTGATCATGATGGTAGGCTCCAACCCGGAGGAAGCACATCCGGTTATTGGTATGCAGATTCGTCAGGCTGTGCAGAGGGGCTGTAAATTGATCGTGGTTGACCCCCGTGACATTGACCTGTCCAAGAAAGCAGACATCCATCTGAAATTAAGACCAGGTACCAATGTTGCATTTGCCAACGGTATTATGCATGTGATCATCGAGGAAGGCCTTCAGGATATGAAGTTCATCGAAGAGAGAACAGAAGGCTATGAGAAGATCAAAGAAATTGTAAAAGATTATACCCCGGAAAGAGTTGGGGAAATCTGCCATATAGACCCTGATGATCTGAGACGAGCTGCCATCATGTACGCGAAAGCGGACAAAGCTCCGATCATCTACTGTCTGGGTGTTACGGAGCACTCCACCGGTACGGAGGGCGTTATGTCCATGTCCAACATGGCTCTGCTGGCAGGCAAGCTTGGACGTGAGGGATGCGGCGTCAACCCGATCCGCGGACAGAACAATGTACAGGGAGCCTGCGACATGGGAGCAGGCCCGAAAGATTATCCGGGATATCAGAAAGTGGAAAATCCGGAAGTACGGGAGAAATTCGAGAAGGCATGGGGTGTGAAGCTGAATCCAAACAATGGCCTTCACTCCACAGAAGTATTCCCGGCTGCTATTGAAGGAAAAGTGAAAGGCCTGTACATTTACGGTGAAGATCCCATTGTCACAGACCCGGATACCCACCACATTATCAAAGCGCTGGAAAACCTTGATTTCTTTGTGATCCAGGAGCTGTTCATGACAGAGACCGCGCAGTATGCGGACGTTATCCTTCCCGGTGTCAGCTATGCAGAGAAAGAGGGTACCTTTACCAATACAGAGCGCCGTGTGCAGAGAGTGCGCCCGGCAGTGAAGCTGGATGGTGAAATGAGACTGGATACAGATATCATCATTGACCTGATGAACCGTATGGGCTATGAGCAGCCGCATCTGACCTCCGCTGAGATCATGGATGAGATCGCATCCGTGACTCCAAGCTACGGTGGAATCAGTCATGCAAGGCTGGATGCAGGTGAGAGTCTGCAGTGGCCGTGTCCGACCAAGGACCATCCTGGAACCCCGATCCTGCATGTGGGCAAATTCTCAAGAGGACTTGCCATGTTTTATCCTGCAGAGTATGTTCCGTCCGCAGAGCTTCCGGATGAGGAATATCCGATCATCATGATGACAGGCCGTATGCTGTATCACTATACCACAAGAGCCATGACCGGAAGAACACCGGGCCTGATGGAAATCCAGGGCACCTCTTATATTGAGATGAACTACAAAGATGCGGATGCACTGGGAATCAGAAATGGTGACAAGGTAAAAGTATCTTCCAGGCGTGGTCAGATTGAATCCACTGCCAGAGTCGGACGCAAGGTTTCTCAGGGTGAGTCCTGGATGCCGTTCCACTTCCCGGATGGAAATGCAAACTGGCTGACCAATGCGGCACTGGACAAATATGCGAGAATACCGGAATACAAGGTATGCGCGATCAAAATTGAAAAGGCATAA
- a CDS encoding molybdopterin molybdotransferase MoeA, with amino-acid sequence MAQNYPKRIEMQEGIDLLLSHTERMGREKVAVNEAYGRILACRIRAKENIPPFDRSPYDGYAIRSADVAGAGHDTPVTLRIIEEVPAGHAPEKVLGPMEAVKILTGAPIPQGADAVEKYEDTSFTEKEVCFFSPIASGSNIVKAGEDVKKGEIVMEEGEYLSPASVGLLAGLGYGEAEVFKKPTVRIISTGDELLQVSEELKPGKIRNSSAYMLQGFLRQWGITADIYGIVRDDQAAIEEALTTCLQDADCVITTGGASVGDYDLALASMEGIGAEVLFWQVKMKPGMATLASVKDGKLLLGLSGNPSAAAAALFLLGLPAFRKMCGKKEYKVPCIPVCLPDGFPKKSPGGRIIPGILEFDRGRVCLNTRKNQANGMVSPWGGCNLIGMIPKGSGVLLPGTTIDALYLGEN; translated from the coding sequence ATGGCACAGAACTATCCAAAGAGAATTGAAATGCAGGAAGGCATAGACCTGCTCCTCTCTCATACAGAGAGGATGGGACGGGAAAAGGTGGCAGTCAATGAGGCCTACGGCAGGATTTTAGCCTGCCGGATACGGGCAAAAGAAAATATCCCTCCCTTTGACCGCTCTCCCTATGACGGCTATGCCATCCGCTCTGCGGATGTTGCAGGTGCAGGACATGACACGCCGGTGACTCTGAGAATTATCGAGGAGGTACCGGCGGGGCATGCCCCCGAAAAAGTGTTAGGGCCTATGGAGGCAGTAAAAATACTGACCGGAGCGCCTATCCCTCAGGGAGCCGATGCTGTGGAAAAATATGAAGACACTTCCTTTACTGAAAAGGAAGTGTGTTTCTTTTCCCCCATTGCTTCAGGGAGCAACATCGTAAAAGCAGGGGAAGATGTAAAAAAAGGCGAGATTGTCATGGAGGAAGGCGAGTATCTAAGCCCGGCATCTGTGGGACTTCTTGCAGGACTTGGGTATGGAGAGGCGGAAGTCTTCAAAAAACCTACAGTCCGGATCATCAGTACCGGGGACGAGCTTCTGCAGGTATCGGAGGAGCTGAAACCAGGTAAAATAAGAAACAGCAGTGCCTATATGCTGCAGGGATTTCTGCGGCAGTGGGGAATTACAGCGGATATTTACGGAATTGTCAGGGACGACCAGGCAGCGATCGAGGAGGCACTGACAACATGTCTTCAGGATGCGGACTGTGTTATCACAACCGGAGGTGCATCTGTGGGGGACTATGATCTGGCCCTTGCCTCCATGGAGGGGATAGGAGCAGAGGTGCTTTTCTGGCAGGTGAAGATGAAACCGGGAATGGCAACTTTGGCGTCTGTGAAGGACGGAAAACTACTTTTAGGGCTTTCCGGCAACCCTTCCGCGGCGGCGGCGGCGCTGTTTTTGCTGGGGCTTCCCGCATTCCGCAAAATGTGCGGCAAAAAGGAATACAAAGTGCCCTGCATTCCCGTATGTCTTCCGGATGGATTTCCGAAGAAGAGTCCCGGAGGAAGGATCATTCCGGGTATTCTGGAATTTGATCGGGGCAGGGTATGTTTAAACACCAGGAAGAATCAGGCAAACGGTATGGTCAGTCCATGGGGCGGCTGTAATCTGATCGGTATGATCCCCAAAGGTTCCGGCGTGCTTTTGCCGGGGACGACCATTGATGCGCTGTATCTGGGAGAGAACTAG